The Labilibaculum sp. sequence TAAAATACTTGCCATACGGAAGTTATTTACCCAACCCCGCTGAACCTCATTCAGTTTTTGGATGCGTTCCTCAAAGCTCATCGGTGTCGTTTTTCGAGTGATTAGTTTGAGCTTTTCTTTCAGTCTCTTCCAACTCTTTTCTGATACTATCAGTTGGTACTTGCCCCGCTCACCTTTCCTGTAGGTAGGCACAAAGCCAAAACCCAAAACGGTAAAATGAACAGGTCGCCGAATGCCACTCTTTTCCCGATTAATTGTCAACTTGAGTTTATTTCGTAAAAACTTGTAAACCTTGTTCCCAACTCTTCGGGCGGTAGCTTTCGATTTGGTATAAATACTAAAATCGTCGGCATAGCGGATGAATTTCAATCCCTGTTTTTCCAGTTCCCGATCCAGTTCATGCAACATGATATTGGACAGCAACGGACTCAATGGACTCCCCTGCGGTACGCCTTTTCTGCGTTTGACCAACTTGCCTTCGATTAAGATCGGGGCACGCAGCCATTTGCGGATTAAACGCATTGTTGCTTTGCATTTTACCTTGCGATATAGCTGTTGCAGTAAATGGCAATGATCGACTTCATCGAAGAAGGTCTTCAAGTCAATATCTACAATATGCTGATAGCCATCGTTGATATATCCCTGAGCTTTTAGTACTGCCTGATGCAGACTTCGGTTCGGTCTGAACCCAAAGCTAAAGTCCGAAAATTCAAATTCAAACTTTGCCGTGATAATTTGAAGTACAGCTTGCTGAAGCAAACGGTCGGTTACAGTCGGGATACCCAATAAGCGCATCTTCCCGTTTCCTTTTGGAATTTATTCACCAAACTATATTTTAAAAGGTGTTCATGATCTCACTTCGTTCGGTACAACTCCTAAAATGGCTTGAGGCAAATAATTACCCGAACGAACACTCTGTGTCAGTTCCGCTTTATCAATTGACATCAGATCTGAGAGTTTAGTCACGGGCATACGATCAACTCCTGCTGAACCTTGGTTCTTCTGGACTTGATGCATCGCCCGCACCATATTCTTACGTGTAAGTATTTGTTCAATCATTTTAGTTTACTTTTTCTTTTCCCTGTTCCGCTTAATACAAAGCTAGAGTTGTTAACAACAGCTTCTTTGCAACATTTGAAACAACTTAACGTTCAGCCCTTCACTGCTCTGTGAGTCCTCCACAATCTCTATTTGTGGCTCATGGTCTTACAGCTACTATGGCCTCTGCTGACTTCTTGCCATAACCAACTCGTGGTTGACAAGACCTCCCCTGGTAAGAACATTTTCCTTCCTCCAATGCCTGCCTGATCTACTACTTCATTTATTCTCTTTATTTAAAGAGCTGGGACGTCGACATGATGTGCTGCCTTATCCAAACTTATAGCCTCATATCAGGTTCCTGTTCGTCAGTACCGGATTTTGTAGTCTCGCTTCCTTCAGTGCATACCTCACGGTAAACCACCTTGCGACTTACTAATGCTTCTGAGAGTCACCACAGTGCATAAGGGACTTGCACCCTCTGGAAAAAAAAATACACCCTCCAAGAATCATTGTTTATGCTAAATTTGTATATTTAACATTTTCAATAACCTTTCGGTGGGTGTGGTCTTGCTCATGCAGGGCACACACACGCGGTCATAAAACATTGCGCGGATAGTGCTAAATTTGAACAACATAACACTTAATCAACGGCAGCAACGATCTGATATGGAAGTGCTTCGAAGTGCGCAACGTTTCATACCGTCAAACCGTTATGGGCAAGGCTAATTGACATTCTACAAGATGAATACATTTGAGATTATTATAACATTGACATTCGTTTTGGGCATCGGATATATTTCATATTTGATTGTCAAAGACCCTGTTTTGTTACTCAAATCTTTATTGCGTGGACTTAAAAACAATGACAATTGGAAAACTCTAATTTTATTCTTTCCTATTTGGGGCCCAATCTGGGTGCTTGACAGATTATTTGGTTTGAAAATTTACATCAAAGACATTGAAGAAGCATCAAGGCCTAAACATATTAATTTTAATGACTTTGAGAAGTATATATTAGTCAATACTGAAGACAGAGAATTCATTGAGAAAGTGATTAAATCTTTTCAAGACGACTTCGATCCGCTAGAATATAATTATAGTTTAGGAGGTTCTGACATAAAAGTATCCAAATGGGGAAACAAAATAGTTTTAAAATTTGAGCAAGCGGTAAGCTTTGACAGTTTTAATGTAATAATTCAATATTTGGATAATTCAGCTCCACAAAATCAGATATATAATGTTAAAGCCATTCTTTTAAATAGACACAATCGCGCTGATTCATATTTTGTCTTTTATGACACAGCATATTCTTTAAAACTTGTAGGTAAATCTTATCAAAATAAGAGAATGTATGTTGACCTTGATCCAGCGAAAGTTAATGATCAAACAATTTACTTTAATTCCAACATTGAGAACTTTAATAACTTTAAATTTGATGAGTTTGAATCAAATATGAAAGGACTGAACTTTGAAACCATAAAAATAAAGCCCAGCCCATAATCGAATAGCCCGCCCCGCTAGTAATCACTAGCAGGGAGAGGCTTTCACACCACTGTACGTACGGGTCTCGTATACAGTCCCGAGGAATCGGGATTAAGTTATGGGGAATAAGGAATCACGTCGAACAGGCGTGATTTGTTTGTAACTATCGAGCATAGATTCATAACCGCGTTTCCGCAATCTTTCAAGAGTAATAGTAGTTACCAAAATAGGACTCTGAGCAATCGCCCAACCACCCATACGTGAACGAGACCATGCATAGGCTTGTCCTTGTTCAACTCCTAAACGAATCAGGTTTTTCCGTTTTCGTTCAAGTTTTTTCCAATGGTGCCAAATGCAATATCTGAGCCTGTTGCGCAGCCAACCGTCGAGATCTTGAAGTTTGACTAAAATACTTGCCATACGGAAGTTATTTACCCAACCCCGCTGAACCTCATTCAGTTTTTGGATGCGTTCCTCAAAGCTCATCGGTGTCGTTTTTCGAGTGATGGTTTTCAGCTAAGTCTGACCCTTTCTTCAATTCTCAAGCTAATTCATAAGATCCCGCCCTACTTTTGTCCTTGCAAATCAACTTTTATGTACTCAATAATTTTCCATCTGTCGGCTTGCTTAATTTGAGCACCGTGAGCGCCCATAACCCCAAAACCAACGGTTATTACATGGAAAATCTCACCGCGGGGAGTTGTTTTCATCACATCGGTAATCAAACTTCTGGGCTGAAATGGATATTTGCCACTTGTAAACAGATATCCTTGTCCATCTCCCTTTTCACCATGACAGTGGATGCAATAAATCCCGAAAAGTTTCTTGCCTCTCTGCACATCGTCAGCGGTCATTTCGTTGGGATTAAAAATATTTTCGCCCGCCCAAATCCGTTCTTCCGGTGTTTTTTCAAAATGGTAAGGAATCATTTCTCTGGGAATAGTACCCTCAACCGGCAAACGCAAACTCGAACCGTCTTCGAAATTAGGATTCGCAGAATAAGGTTCAAAAGCCCGCGATTCAACCATATCCGGAAAATAGGAATAACCCGGATGGTTGCGGTCTTTATCGCAGGATGCCAACAAAACCACAACTAGCAATAAAGCACTACTATAGGATACGAATTTTTGCATAACAATTTCTTTTTGGGTCATGAATCAGGTTTCGTAATGAAAGCTCTCTTCGAGCAAAGGATCATTTTTACTTAACAGCGGCGCTTTAGCCAAAGAGGAAAAAACTACGAATAAAAAGCCAGCCAGATAGAAACATACAAATCCAATTTCCGTCAGCCCAATTTGAGCCGTTTTCCCGATTGTTCCCGGAATTACCAGTAAATAGATATTCAACCATTGACCAATCAACACAACCACCGCCATAAGCGATAACCATTTTAAATTCCGTTTCGAATTCCGGGTCATTAATCCCAGAAATGGAATTGCAAAATTAAGAACCAAAATGGTGAAAAACAGAATGGTATGATCGTTTAATCTGGGTGCAAAATAAGCCGTTTCTTCAGGAATGTGACTGTACCAGATCAACAGATACTGAGAGAACCACAAATACATCCAGAAAATACTGAATGCGAACAGGTATTTTCCCATGTCGTGAATGTGTTCTTTGTTGATGAATTCCAAATGACCTTTCCATTTCAAAAAGCTGATAAAAAGGATAATCATGGCAATACCAATCTCAAAAAGACCAATAAAAATAAACCATCCGTAAAGGGTACTGTACCAGTGTGCATCGATAGACATTAACCAATCCCAGCTCATGGTAGAACTTGAAACGGCAAAGAAAACCATAAACAAAGCGGCCAATAACTTTCCCTTTTTATAGTACTTGATATGTGTTGATAAATCCTGCTGCAAGGAATTTTTCCGCAACAATCGCGTCAACCATATCCAAACCCCAAAATAAATTGCCATCCGGATGAAAAAGAACGGAATATTTAAATAGGCCGCTTTCCCCTCCAATATTGGATCGTGCAATCCCTCGTGCGACCAATGATAGATATCATGCATTCCGAAATACAACAGGAACATCAAAATTGCTGATACCGGCAGAAATGATGCGAAGGCTTCGGGAATGCGCTGCAATGCCGTATGCCATCCTGAATAAGCTATTTTATGCAATGCCTGAAATACGCCTCCAAACAGAGCAATGAACAGGAAAAACAGGTTGTTAATTAAAAAATTTGTCCAAAACCTCTGACTGTTGGGGGCTTCTATAAAATACCCAAGCAGAAGCAATAGAATTCCGAATCCTCCTGCTGCAAGCAGTGCAATTTGCGCTTTTCGGGAAAATGTATAATTCTTGTCCATCACCATATGGTTTATGCGGTTTACGATTCAATCTCCTTAACCTGTATGTTCATTGCGTCTTCTTTTTCCAGAATGCCTTTCACAACAGTATCCTGACTTCCGGCCTCATCCAGATCTACAATAATCACAAAACGGTCATCGGTACTTCGTTCATCATGGATAATATTGTTGGCTCCCGGTCCGAGTTTCGAACGAATAAAAAAAGCAATCGCCATTCCAAAAGAGGCAAACAAAACCGTCAGCTCAAAAGTGATCGGGATAAAGGAAGGAATCGCAAAATGAGGCTTTCCTCCAATAAACAATGGGTAATCAACAGTAAATGCCCAGGTCTGAAAACCAAAAGCGATGAGCAAACCAATTCCTCCGCAAATGAATGCAACAGTTGGTAAATTGGATCGTTTGAATCCCAATGCCTGATCCAATCCGTGAACCGGGAAAGGAGTCAAAACATCCTGAATGGATACATCCTGAGCTCTCAATTCCTTGGCAGCACGAAGAAGATTCTCCTCATCTTCAAAATAAGCTGAAATATATCTTTTCATCTGTTTATAATTTTTATGCAGTTGTCAGATGGAACTTACCATACAATCATCTCCCTGTGTGTAGAAAGCTTTATATATGGACGTTTCATCTGTTTATAATTTTAAGTTTTCGTCATATGGTCCCGAAAGCTTTCGGGATTACCATATAGTCATTCTCGTGTGTGAGAACTTTTTCTCATGCTCGTTTCATGATTATTCGTTTTTATCCTCATTTGTAAATTTCTCTCCGGAACTTTTCATGACCGTCTTCACCTCGGCTATTGCAATTACCGGGAACACCCGAATAAATAGCAGGAAGCAGGTAAAAAACAGGCCTAAGGTTCCGATAAATATTCCCACTTCAACAATGGTTGGACTGTACATTGACCAACTTGATGGCAGGTAATCGCGGTGCAGAGAACTAACAATGATTACAAATCGTTCGAACCACATTCCAATGTTGATGAAAATGGATAGAACAAAAGTGAATGCAAGATTTCGTCTTAATTTTTTAATCCACAGCAATTGCGGAGAAATTACATTGCAGGTCATCATGATCGCATAGGCCCACCAATATGGTCCGGTTGCACGGTTCAGAAATGCATATTGCTCATATTCAACGCCCGAATACCAGGCAATAAACAATTCGGTGATGTAGGCAATCCCCACAATAGAGCCGGTTGCGATAATAATTTTATTCATCGATTCAATATGACCAACTGTAATATAGCTTTCCAGATTCAATACTTTCCGTGTAATAATTAAGAGCGTAAGCACCATTGCAAAACCAGAAAAGATAGCTCCGGAAACAAAATAGGGAGGAAAAATGGTTGTGTGCCATCCCGGAATCACCGAAGTTGCAAAATCGGAACTTACAATACTGTGAACCGATAGTACCAATGGTGCGGCCAATCCGGCCAATACCAAACTCATGGTTTCATGTCTGCTCCAGTGTCTGGCAGATCCTGTCCAACCAAAACTCAAAAATCCGTAAACCGCTTTCTTAAATTTCGATTTCACTTTGTCGCGAATGGTTCCGATATCAGGAATTAATCCAACATACCAAAACAAAAGAGAAACACTAAAATAGGTACTGATCGCAAACACATCCCACAAAAGCGGTGAGTTAAAATTGACCCAAAGACCACGCGTATTTGGATAAGGGAACACAAAGAAAGCAAGTAGTGGACGTCCCATATGAATTAATGGAAACATACCTGCACACATCACGGCAAAAAGTGTCATTGCCTCGGCTGATCGATTGATACTTGTTCTCCATTTCTGACGAAACAGCAGCAATATGGCTGAAATAAACGTACCTGCATGACCGATCCCTACCCACCATACAAAATTGGTAATTCCCCAACCCCATCCAATGGTTTTGTTCAATCCCCAGGTTCCAATTCCCTGCCAAATCGTCCATCCCATCATGGCTAAGCCCAAAACAAAGCCGATAATGTAATGGTGATTCCAGCATACCAGGCTTTTCCTGCTTTTCCTTCAATTGGAGCAGAAATTTCATCAGTAATCTTTTGATACGTTTTTTTCCCCGTGATTAATGGTTCACGAATTGGCGACACATACATAAGCGTGGTTTTATGATTTGTTCGTTTCTTTATTTCTAATCTTTGTCAGATAACTTACCGATGGAAGCGTATGAATCTCTTCCAATAAATGATAATTTCGCTTGCCCGAAGTTTCTTTTACCACCTGACTGTTATTATCATTTAAATCTCCGAAAATGATTGCTCCTGCAGGACAAGCTTGCTGACAAGCTGTTTTGATTTCGCCGTCCCGAGGTCTTCTTCCATCAATTTTTGCTTTCAATTTCCCTTCCTGAATCCGCTGCACGCACATCGAGCATTTCTCAATCACTCCTTTGGCCCGAACCGTAACATCGGGATTTAGAACCATTCGTTTTAAATCAATTGTCATTTCAGCCACATCGTGCAGATTATCTGGAATCGAATCTGCTTTCGTAAAATCAAACCAATTGAACCGACGCACTTTATACGGACAGTTGTTTCCGCAGTAACGAGTCCCAATACAACGATTATAAGCCATTTGATTTAAACCTTCGCTACTGTGAGTGGTAGCCGCTACCGGACAAACATTCTCGCAAGGCGCATTGTCGCAATGCTGACACATTACCGGCTGAAAGGAAACATCCGGATTCAGCTCACTGCCCGAAAAATACCTGTCGATACGAATCCAGGACATTTCGTGCGCCCGAATCACCTCTTTTTTACCAACTACAGGAACATTATTTTCTGCCTGACAAGCAATGGAACAGGCACCGCAGCCAACACAGGAATTCAAATCCACAACCAATCCCCAATGATGATTCGGAAAATTTGATTTCTTGTAAATACCTGCATTCTCATATTCCTGATGCGATTCATTTCCGGCCGCCGGATCTTTTAAATATTCTCCCAAAGAAGCTTCACGAACAATTGCTCTTCCCTCCATGGAGTGATGAGTTTGAGTCATTGCCAATTCATACTTCTCTTCTGTTTTTTTGATTTCAACTCCTGTAGAGAAATCGACCCGGGAATCATTTTTAAACTGAGATAATTGGGAAACATTAACTCCCACATTCTTTCCAACTACTCCGCAATTTGTTCTTCCGTAACCCAAAGCAACTGCAACTGTATTGTATGCCTGTCCGGGCAAAATATAAACCGGCAATTTCATTTCTGAATTCAGCTCCACAACATCACCGGTCTCCAAAAGCATTTCTTCTGCTTGTTTTGGCGATACGGTCAAATAGTTGTCCCAACAAATTTTCGTTACCGGATCTGGAAGTTCCTGAATCCATGGATTGTTTGCCATTTTTCCATCGCCCATGGCTGAGCTTTCATATACCTGAAGTTCTACGCCTGATGATTTTGGTGCATTTGCAATGTTATCAATCAATTCCCCAATGCCATCCAACTTAAATTTGGTGTCGAAAACCGATTTTGTTTGAGGTTCAAAAACTCCTTGTTGCAGGCTGTTGTTCCAAAAAGTGGTGAAATTTGGATAGGCCGTTTGAAGCGGATATAATTTCTCTTCCCAATAATTCTTAATAAATTTTAAATAGTCCGTTTCCTGACCAATCCATGCAAGCAAAGTAGATTGAAATTGCCGGGTATTGAATAACGGACGAATTCCCGGCTGCATCAAACTGTAACGGCTTGTTTTAGGTTCCAAATCATTCCAGCTTTCTATAAAATGATTATCGGGAGCTACATATTTAAAACGACCACTGGTTTCACTTGGAGTCATATCCAGTGACACCGAAAATGGCACTTTATCTATTGCCTTTGCAAATTCCTCCCCCTTAAAATAATCGTATACCAGATTAACACCGTAAGAGAACAAAGCTTTTACCTTACCCGAATTCAGATCAGTAAGTAATTGTTCCATATCCGGATCAATTGCTTGTTTGGTTAGTATTTGTTTATCAATCCGCAAGGTTGTTCCGTAATTTTCCAACTCGTAATTGATCGCATTGATTAAGATCTGAGTATTTAAATCATTTTCTCCTGCAACAACCAATGATTTCCCTTTATTTTCCCAAAGCTCTTTGGCCAATTCGCGGATATCTTCCGAAGTATCATTCAAAGAATAGGATTCCTGACCTTTAATTTTCAATATCTCATTGTACAATTGAGCAACAAGCAAAGCTTGTTCGGAAGGTTTTACCGGAATCCGATAATCGGCATTACTTCCTGTTAGAGATAAACGTGATTCAAACTGAATGTGCCGCGACATATTCGTATTTCCATCGCTTAGTTTGCGTTTTTTGGTGTACTGACGAATGTGTTCAACAGGCATCAGCCAATTTCCTAAAAAATCTGCATCGAAACTCACAATTACATCTGCAAAATCGAAACGGTAATCGCAAATCCCAGCTTTTCCAAAACACATTTCGTTCGCCTTTATCAATGCAGATGCAGATCGGTTATCGTACTGTACCCACTTCACATTGGGATAAGATTTTAAAAACATCTCTATCACAGCCTTTGTTGATGGACTGTATATTGTCGGAGTCAAAAGAACGGCTCTCTCTTTACTTTCTTTTAATTGATTCAATTGCTGAATCATACTTTGATCCAATTCATCCCAGGAAATTTTGGTGCCACCTTTCCGCGGATTTTTATAACGGCTGGTATCGTACAATCCCAAAATGGAAGCCTGGACTCTTGCACTTGTCCCACCATATGTGACAGACGACAAATCGTTGCCTTCAATTTTTATTGGACGGCCTTCTCTGGTCTTAATCAGGATACTGCAATATTCACTGCCGTTTACATAGGATGATGCATAGTAATTTGCTTTCCCCGGTGATATTTCTTCGGGTTTAATTAAATATGGAATGGCCTTATGAACAGAATTTTCACAACTTGCCAACACGGTACTAATCGCAAGACTATAGCCACAAAGCTTTAAGAAATCACGACGGTTCGATTGCGTTTTCTCATTCCCATTATCAAATATATCAAGTATTTGTTCCAGATTTCCCTTAGGTAAACTTTGCTTTTCGGGAGTTTCTGATCCATTTTTACGTTCGGCAAGACTTTTCCAATGTTTCTTCATAGATAAATGGTTATCAATAGGTAAAATGCAATGCAACAGGACAATAATTGGCTTTTTCGATTCTAATAATGGCATCGGGCACATTCCCGTCCTCCAATATCAGTAACTCTTACACTGTCAATAACTCCTGCAGTTAAATCTTCGTGCAGCTTTTTAAAGCCGTTGGCATAATATCCATTGGCCTGAAAATCAACAGCTGTTTTATCATGACAATCCAAACACCAACCCATCGACAAATCTTCAACTTGCTTAATTACATGCATTTCTTCAACAAGGCCGTGACATTCCTGGCATTCTCTTTTACCAACATTGGCATGCTGGGCATGACTGAAAAAAACATGATCGGGTAATTGATGGATTCGAATCCATTCTACAGAAGTGTTATTTTCTATTGCCTTAATAATTTTGTTAATTTCGAATTTCCCTGAATTAGGTCCTTCCCTTACAATAACATGACAGTTCATACAAAGATTTACATGCGGAATTCCTGCCGATTTACTTTCATCAGCTGTTGTATGACAATATCTGCAATCAATTTTATTACCGGTAACATGAACTTTATGAGAAAATTTAATGGGCTGTGCAGGTTGGTAATTTTGTTTGCGTCCCAAAGCCATAGCTCCATCAGCCAACATGTTTATCTGGTATCCAAAGGCAAGTACAAAGATTAGTACTGGTATAAATTTATATTTGATTTTTTTAGTGAAGAACAAATCAATTAAGGCGATCGTAATTAACGCACCCAAAAAGAAAAAAACAATCAGGTTATTTACCTTAGGTTTGGTTTCATGAAGGGTATCCTCCCTTAATTGAACGAGATATGCTTTAATGTATCCAAGTTCTTCTTCCGAATAAGAATATCCTACATGGGATGCCTCCATTTTTTTCCCCAACGGACTCATCAATACAGATTTAAATTCTGCAATTGATTTATCGGCGTAGGTTCCGGCAATATCCATCGCAGAAGGATTCCAATTCAGCGTATCGATGTATTCAATATTGTGGCAGGAAACACAGGATGTTACATCCGTTTTTATTCTGGTTAGACCTTTAAAAAGACGCTCGCCCCGTTTCTCAGAATTTAAGAAGTAATTAAAATGATGACCTTCTGTTTCAGCAACATGAGTGCTGTCAGCTTCAATTGCGAGAAGCGCAGGAGGACTAAATAACAGAAAAAGTATAATCAGGGCATAAAAAAATCCGTAGGGTTTACTCATAGGTAAGGTATTTGGTACAGATTAAGGTTATATAATAGCCAATAATGAAAATACAAATCAAAATACGAAACCCTTATCTTCCAAATCCTACTACAATCGAAACATTCTATTTAAAGGCAGCTGAGCTCACTTTGTTCGTAACTTCCTCGCTCTCTACCAAATATAATAATTTAAACGAATAAATCATATTCATTCACATAATGAAATACAAGAGGAAGTCAGAATATATACAGACATATATGTCTTTTATTAATATTTACTAAGGATACATGATTATTAAAAAATTTGTGCAAAAGATGCAATTCAGAAATAAATTGAAAAGAGTGGTTTTAAGAACAATTTTTTCATCAGCCAAAATAAAAAACGGGCATTCTTTTAAAAGAATGCCCGTTGATATTTTGGATTGTAACCTATTCTACAATACCCATTTCCAATGCTGCAGCCTCAAAACTTATTTGATCATTTGCTTTAGACGTCATTTGATTAGCTAATTCACCAGTAATAATAACTGCTCTGTAATTAAAAGTTTCTTTTGAAAGTATTTCTTCCACATTTGCAAAAGTGAACAACTCACGCGCCATGTAACAGATATCCTGACCACCAAATCTAAATGATTCTGTCAGTAAATTCCCTGAAGTTGTTTTATTTGAATTTGGCAATAAAATTGCATGATCGTTTGCATCAATCCTATAAACTAAAACAACACCACTCTCAACTACATTATCAGTAATCTTATCAGACAAAGATATTAATTGATCATATGCATAAAGCAAGTTCTTGTCCGCATTTAGAATCCACTGATTCTCCAATACACTAAACAAATAAGATTTCACATTGGCATTTCCATCGGCACCTTTCAATTCTAAACCAGCTCCCCAGTTTGTATCTCCTTCATCATTTGTTACTGCCGGGCCATAAAGCACATAGCTTGTTTTATTAAGGTAAAAATCGCCTGTGTTTCCGATAGTGTTATCAGGAACACCTTCGCCGGAAAGTATTTTTGAACCATTTGTACCGTTGGTTCCATCAACACCATTAGTTCCATTGATACCATCAATACCATTAGTTCCATCAGCACCGTTAGTTCCATTGGTACCTTTTAAAGAAAACCCATCTGTATCTGTCCAATTATCTGCATTTACTTTAGGTCCGTACAACATTCCTGTTGCAACATCCAAATAATAATCGCTTGTTGTTCCAACTGTTGCTGCTGGTTCGCCTTCACCGCTATAAATAATGCTGCCATCGGTTCCTGCTGGTCCAACTTCTCCTGCTGCACCTTGTTCTCCTTTATCTCCTTTTGGCCCCAATAATCCAGCCTCACCATCGTCACCACTACATGAAACCATCGAAATACTTAGCGCCATAAAAGCGACTGCGAAAAAATAAAGTTTACTCGTTTTCATTTTTTTTGTAAATTTGAAATGATTAATAATTTGGAATTAAAAAGATCTTGCGTGATGTTTAATTCCTTTTAATTATGTATTTCCGGAGGCTGTAACCTCCGGATTTTTAATATGTACTTAAGCCTGCTGAAAGAAGAACTACTCCAATTGCTAAGGAGGCCAAAACGGACACTCCAATGACTAAGATCAGACTAACAATAAAGTAGCTTGTTTTTTTTTCCTCACATACCTTTGTTATGGGAACAAAACCAATATATAAAATATACAAACTGTATAAGCCAGCCAGTAAAGCCAAGATGGTTAGACTTGGAAGAATGTAAAAAACTCCCGCAAGCCAAATTGGCGTATAAGAATAGGCTACCAGTTTAATTGCATTGAAAAAGCTTACTTGAGTATCGAAAGAAGGTGCCAGCTTATGAATACAGAATGCACTTAGGAAAACACCTAAAAATGCGCCTAAAAAAGCAAGAATCGCCTGATGAAGTCCCCAGCTAAAAGAAGCAACTTTAAAATAACTCCCCAAACCTATTAATCCATACCCAATAAAAGAGGCTATGGTAGGAATTAAAACCAAAGGAAGTACATAGGATAACAAAAAATCTTTCTGGTCAGTTTGCTCATGACTAATCTTCGCCCATGCTTCTTTCGGCTGAAGGATAACCAGTTTTACTCTATCGATTAAATATTCAATATTTATCATGATTTCAGAATTTAATTATGATTCCAATAAACTCTGTAAAATCCCGTTACTACCTTCTTTCCGACTATTAGAACCTCCTGTTGATAATTGATTGATTAACTTACTAATTGGCATGGATTGCAGCCATACTTTTCCCGTTCCCTGAAGAGTTGCCAGAAATAAACCTTCCCCTCCAAAAACCATCGATTTCAAATTCCCTGCCTGTTGAATACTAAAATCAATACCTTCCTGAAAACCAACAACGCATCCTGTATCCACCCTCATTGTTTCTCCGTTCAAATCATGCTCTATAAGTGTTCCTCCGGCATGGATAAAAGCATTTCCATCGCCTTGTAATTTCTGAAGAATAAATCCTTCACCGCCA is a genomic window containing:
- a CDS encoding quinol:cytochrome C oxidoreductase; the protein is MDKNYTFSRKAQIALLAAGGFGILLLLLGYFIEAPNSQRFWTNFLINNLFFLFIALFGGVFQALHKIAYSGWHTALQRIPEAFASFLPVSAILMFLLYFGMHDIYHWSHEGLHDPILEGKAAYLNIPFFFIRMAIYFGVWIWLTRLLRKNSLQQDLSTHIKYYKKGKLLAALFMVFFAVSSSTMSWDWLMSIDAHWYSTLYGWFIFIGLFEIGIAMIILFISFLKWKGHLEFINKEHIHDMGKYLFAFSIFWMYLWFSQYLLIWYSHIPEETAYFAPRLNDHTILFFTILVLNFAIPFLGLMTRNSKRNLKWLSLMAVVVLIGQWLNIYLLVIPGTIGKTAQIGLTEIGFVCFYLAGFLFVVFSSLAKAPLLSKNDPLLEESFHYET
- the ltrA gene encoding group II intron reverse transcriptase/maturase, producing MRLLGIPTVTDRLLQQAVLQIITAKFEFEFSDFSFGFRPNRSLHQAVLKAQGYINDGYQHIVDIDLKTFFDEVDHCHLLQQLYRKVKCKATMRLIRKWLRAPILIEGKLVKRRKGVPQGSPLSPLLSNIMLHELDRELEKQGLKFIRYADDFSIYTKSKATARRVGNKVYKFLRNKLKLTINREKSGIRRPVHFTVLGFGFVPTYRKGERGKYQLIVSEKSWKRLKEKLKLITRKTTPMSFEERIQKLNEVQRGWVNNFRMASILAKLQDLDGWLRNRLRYCIWSRSSGEETRKEKAKPYPFRS
- the nrfD gene encoding NrfD/PsrC family molybdoenzyme membrane anchor subunit encodes the protein MMGWTIWQGIGTWGLNKTIGWGWGITNFVWWVGIGHAGTFISAILLLFRQKWRTSINRSAEAMTLFAVMCAGMFPLIHMGRPLLAFFVFPYPNTRGLWVNFNSPLLWDVFAISTYFSVSLLFWYVGLIPDIGTIRDKVKSKFKKAVYGFLSFGWTGSARHWSRHETMSLVLAGLAAPLVLSVHSIVSSDFATSVIPGWHTTIFPPYFVSGAIFSGFAMVLTLLIITRKVLNLESYITVGHIESMNKIIIATGSIVGIAYITELFIAWYSGVEYEQYAFLNRATGPYWWAYAIMMTCNVISPQLLWIKKLRRNLAFTFVLSIFINIGMWFERFVIIVSSLHRDYLPSSWSMYSPTIVEVGIFIGTLGLFFTCFLLFIRVFPVIAIAEVKTVMKSSGEKFTNEDKNE
- a CDS encoding DUF3341 domain-containing protein, coding for MKRYISAYFEDEENLLRAAKELRAQDVSIQDVLTPFPVHGLDQALGFKRSNLPTVAFICGGIGLLIAFGFQTWAFTVDYPLFIGGKPHFAIPSFIPITFELTVLFASFGMAIAFFIRSKLGPGANNIIHDERSTDDRFVIIVDLDEAGSQDTVVKGILEKEDAMNIQVKEIES
- a CDS encoding group II intron maturase-specific domain-containing protein; this encodes MKTITRKTTPMSFEERIQKLNEVQRGWVNNFRMASILVKLQDLDGWLRNRLRYCIWHHWKKLERKRKNLIRLGVEQGQAYAWSRSRMGGWAIAQSPILVTTITLERLRKRGYESMLDSYKQITPVRRDSLFPIT
- a CDS encoding cytochrome c, producing the protein MQKFVSYSSALLLVVVLLASCDKDRNHPGYSYFPDMVESRAFEPYSANPNFEDGSSLRLPVEGTIPREMIPYHFEKTPEERIWAGENIFNPNEMTADDVQRGKKLFGIYCIHCHGEKGDGQGYLFTSGKYPFQPRSLITDVMKTTPRGEIFHVITVGFGVMGAHGAQIKQADRWKIIEYIKVDLQGQK